One part of the Microthrixaceae bacterium genome encodes these proteins:
- a CDS encoding 8-amino-7-oxononanoate synthase, with product MEPEKRAQPHHPIAAASTSRWSDLAREAAEQLRAQDRWRVIRTLADTGVRSRLADGRAVVQFASNDYFGLSEHPAVIEAAIAATRRWGTGAGASRLVVGSRPIHDDLEAALADWKHAEAALLFATGYAANVGVLVALARLGAALGAPIGIVSDELNHASIIDGIRLSAAPFNIYAHADAEAARQRVVEHLDAGRRPVIVTDSVFSMDGDLAPLGDLAQLAAETSALLVIDDAHAVFAGCGADLVASAPSRGGAEVVVVGTLSKSLGSLGGFVAGPTALVDWCRNTSRSFIFSTATPPGVAAAALAALEVLQGAEGVELTAKLRRNVDVLAPAQASAVVPVVVGTAERALEWSDKLLERSMFVPAIRPPTVPEGSSRLRVAVSARHATGDLEALREALADLRRLDPTT from the coding sequence ATGGAACCCGAAAAGCGAGCACAACCTCACCACCCGATTGCCGCAGCCTCGACCAGTCGGTGGAGCGACTTGGCCAGGGAGGCCGCGGAGCAGTTGCGGGCACAGGATCGCTGGCGGGTTATTCGCACCCTCGCCGACACCGGAGTGCGCTCGAGGCTGGCCGACGGCCGTGCGGTGGTGCAGTTCGCGTCGAATGACTACTTCGGGTTGAGCGAGCATCCCGCGGTGATCGAGGCGGCGATAGCGGCGACGCGCCGGTGGGGGACCGGGGCGGGGGCATCGCGGCTCGTCGTCGGGTCGCGGCCGATCCACGACGACCTCGAAGCGGCGCTCGCCGATTGGAAACACGCCGAAGCGGCGTTGCTGTTCGCTACGGGGTATGCCGCGAATGTCGGCGTGTTGGTGGCGTTGGCCAGGCTCGGCGCGGCGCTGGGCGCCCCGATCGGAATCGTGTCCGACGAGTTGAACCACGCCTCGATCATCGACGGCATCCGGCTGAGCGCAGCGCCGTTCAACATCTATGCGCACGCCGACGCTGAGGCCGCCAGGCAGCGGGTTGTCGAGCACCTCGATGCCGGCCGACGCCCGGTGATCGTGACCGACTCGGTGTTTTCGATGGATGGGGATCTGGCCCCGCTGGGCGACCTGGCGCAGTTGGCGGCTGAGACGTCCGCCTTGTTGGTGATCGATGACGCCCACGCGGTGTTCGCCGGCTGCGGAGCCGACCTTGTCGCCAGCGCACCGTCTCGGGGCGGTGCCGAGGTCGTGGTGGTCGGCACGCTGTCGAAATCGCTCGGGAGCCTCGGCGGGTTCGTCGCCGGGCCGACCGCGCTGGTCGACTGGTGTCGCAACACCTCGCGCTCGTTCATCTTCAGCACCGCCACCCCACCCGGGGTCGCCGCAGCGGCGCTGGCGGCACTCGAGGTGTTGCAGGGGGCCGAGGGTGTCGAGCTGACGGCCAAGCTGCGGCGCAACGTCGACGTGTTGGCGCCGGCGCAGGCCAGCGCGGTCGTTCCGGTGGTCGTCGGGACGGCCGAACGCGCCTTGGAGTGGAGCGACAAGCTGCTGGAACGGTCGATGTTCGTCCCCGCGATTCGGCCCCCGACCGTACCCGAGGGGTCATCGCGGTTGCGGGTGG
- the bioB gene encoding biotin synthase BioB: MSNTAETPTQTASIESAPDELIQAARVRLIDRGGHLSLDEVRALSGLPTSKLGELMELAHEVRLARCGDMVEVEGILSVKTGGCPEDCHFCSQSSKFDTPVAATPFLDTEEVLEAARETAALGASEFCIVLAVRGPDEKTLQRILELVPIIGDETGLQVAVSAGILTEDQARRLAEGGVHRYNHNLETSRSYFPNVVTTHDFDERWETCELVKHNNMELCCGVLLGMGETDEQRLELIGHLQDLQPTEVPVNFLNPRPGTPLELRPITPAKDALKWVALFRLALPEVILRYAGGREITLGDMQEAGMTAGINALIVGNYLTTLGRTPDQDLDMLDRLSMPVGVLTKVV, encoded by the coding sequence GTGAGCAACACCGCGGAGACACCGACCCAGACCGCGTCCATCGAATCGGCGCCCGACGAGCTGATCCAGGCGGCGCGCGTTCGGCTGATCGACCGCGGGGGCCACCTGAGCCTCGACGAGGTTCGCGCGTTGTCCGGCCTTCCGACCTCCAAGCTCGGCGAGCTGATGGAACTCGCCCACGAGGTGCGTCTCGCCCGATGCGGCGACATGGTCGAGGTCGAGGGGATCCTGTCGGTGAAGACGGGCGGGTGTCCCGAGGACTGCCATTTCTGCAGCCAGAGTTCGAAGTTCGACACGCCGGTCGCGGCGACCCCGTTCCTCGACACCGAAGAGGTGCTCGAGGCGGCCCGCGAAACCGCAGCGCTCGGGGCGAGCGAATTCTGCATCGTGTTGGCCGTGCGTGGCCCCGACGAAAAGACCCTGCAACGCATCCTCGAGCTCGTGCCGATCATCGGTGACGAAACCGGCCTCCAGGTCGCCGTGTCGGCCGGCATCCTCACCGAGGACCAGGCGCGACGGCTCGCCGAGGGTGGCGTGCATCGCTACAACCACAACCTCGAAACCTCGCGGTCGTATTTCCCCAACGTCGTCACGACCCACGATTTCGACGAGCGATGGGAGACCTGCGAACTCGTCAAGCACAACAACATGGAACTGTGCTGTGGGGTGCTGCTCGGCATGGGCGAAACCGACGAGCAACGGCTCGAACTGATCGGACACCTCCAGGACCTGCAGCCGACCGAGGTGCCGGTCAACTTCTTGAACCCGCGGCCCGGCACGCCGTTGGAGCTTCGCCCGATCACTCCGGCAAAGGACGCGCTCAAGTGGGTGGCGCTGTTTCGTTTGGCGCTTCCCGAGGTCATCCTGCGCTACGCGGGTGGGCGCGAGATCACCCTCGGCGACATGCAGGAGGCTGGCATGACGGCGGGCATCAACGCACTCATCGTCGGCAACTACCTCACCACCCTCGGCCGGACGCCGGATCAGGATCTCGACATGCTCGATCGGCTCTCGATGCCCGTCGGCGTGCTCACCAAGGTCGTCTGA